Proteins encoded in a region of the Vitis riparia cultivar Riparia Gloire de Montpellier isolate 1030 chromosome 7, EGFV_Vit.rip_1.0, whole genome shotgun sequence genome:
- the LOC117917316 gene encoding ribonuclease P protein subunit p25-like protein isoform X1 translates to MDRYQRVEKPRPESTINENEIRITAQGVIRNYISYASTLLQEKRVREIVLKAMGQAISKTVAIAEIIKKRIPRLHQDTAISSVSITDVWEPIEEGLVPLEMTRHVSMISITLSTRELNKNLPGYQAPYHVEQPKSQYHYQPQNQPRQAARPPYNAVNEDSYGRGRGRGRARGRGWGRGGYGNYQDNGGYNGGYPNWGRGGGRGRGWGPYRGAGYERGRGGGGRGYGRGRGRMGGGRGRGGGNQA, encoded by the exons ATGGACAGGTACCAGAGAGTGGAGAAACCAAGGCCTGAGTCCACCATCAACGAGAACGAGATCAGAATCACTGCTCAGGGTGTCATTAGGAACTATATCAGCTATGCCTCCACTCTTCTTCAG GAAAAACGTGTGAGGGAGATTGTGCTGAAGGCAATGGGACAGGCAATCAGCAAGACGGTTGCAATTGCAGAGATTATAAAG AAGAGGATCCCAAGGTTGCATCAAGATACTGCCATCAGCTCAGTAAGCATAACTGATGTATGGGAGCCCATTGAAGAAGGGCTTGTACC TTTGGAGATGACTCGCCATGTCTCAATGATCTCAATCACCTTGTCAACCAGAGAGCTAAACAAAAACTTACCAGG GTACCAAGCTCCATATCATGTGGAGCAACCAAAGTCGCAGTACCATTATCAGCCACAGAATCAACCTCGACAAGCTGCTCGCCCACCATATAATGCTGTGAATGAAG ATTCATATGGCCGAGGAAGGGGTCGTGGCAGAGCAAGAGGGCGTGGTTGGGGTAGGGGTGGGTATGGAAATTATCAAG ACAATGGCGGTTACAATGGTGGATACCCCAACTGGGGCCGAGGTGGAGGCCGAGGCAGGGGTTGGGGGCCCTATCGGG GTGCTGGATATGAAAGAGGCAGGGGTGGAGGGGGCAGAGGGTATGGCCGAGGTCGAGGAAGGATGGGTGGCGGGCGTGGCAGGGGTGGTGGCAACCAGGCATAG
- the LOC117917316 gene encoding ribonuclease P protein subunit p25 isoform X2, whose translation MKIWHHSRLLITNNLLMGPILMAESMKEKRVREIVLKAMGQAISKTVAIAEIIKKRIPRLHQDTAISSVSITDVWEPIEEGLVPLEMTRHVSMISITLSTRELNKNLPGYQAPYHVEQPKSQYHYQPQNQPRQAARPPYNAVNEDSYGRGRGRGRARGRGWGRGGYGNYQDNGGYNGGYPNWGRGGGRGRGWGPYRGAGYERGRGGGGRGYGRGRGRMGGGRGRGGGNQA comes from the exons ATGAAGATCTGGCATCATTCTCGCCTTCTTATAACCAACAATCTGCTTATGGGTCCCATCTTAATGGCAGAAAGTATGAAG GAAAAACGTGTGAGGGAGATTGTGCTGAAGGCAATGGGACAGGCAATCAGCAAGACGGTTGCAATTGCAGAGATTATAAAG AAGAGGATCCCAAGGTTGCATCAAGATACTGCCATCAGCTCAGTAAGCATAACTGATGTATGGGAGCCCATTGAAGAAGGGCTTGTACC TTTGGAGATGACTCGCCATGTCTCAATGATCTCAATCACCTTGTCAACCAGAGAGCTAAACAAAAACTTACCAGG GTACCAAGCTCCATATCATGTGGAGCAACCAAAGTCGCAGTACCATTATCAGCCACAGAATCAACCTCGACAAGCTGCTCGCCCACCATATAATGCTGTGAATGAAG ATTCATATGGCCGAGGAAGGGGTCGTGGCAGAGCAAGAGGGCGTGGTTGGGGTAGGGGTGGGTATGGAAATTATCAAG ACAATGGCGGTTACAATGGTGGATACCCCAACTGGGGCCGAGGTGGAGGCCGAGGCAGGGGTTGGGGGCCCTATCGGG GTGCTGGATATGAAAGAGGCAGGGGTGGAGGGGGCAGAGGGTATGGCCGAGGTCGAGGAAGGATGGGTGGCGGGCGTGGCAGGGGTGGTGGCAACCAGGCATAG